A genomic segment from Amia ocellicauda isolate fAmiCal2 chromosome 13, fAmiCal2.hap1, whole genome shotgun sequence encodes:
- the clgn gene encoding calmegin: MKLRLGWTCLLLLSLATASWSHEADQEDAEEAQVEDSEEAETEAKDTVDDASISFQVTYKTPVPTGDVFFTETFDDGSFDGWQLSQMKKEDADDDIAKYDGKWEVESLKENSVAGDMGLVLKSRAKHHAIAAMLQKPFVFNEKPLVVQYEVNFQDGIDCGGAYMKLLSASDDLDLEKFQDRTPYTIMFGPDKCGEDYKLHFIFRHKNPMNGDYEEKHAKRPDVDLKKFYTDKKTHLYTLVLSPDNSYEIFVDQSSVSKGNLLADMIPPINPPKEIDDSSDVKPEDWDERQKIPDPEAVKPEDWDEDAPAKIEDPDAIKPQGWLDDEPEYISDPNAEKPEDWDEEMDGEWEAPQIPNPACETAPGCGLWTIPMINNPQYKGKWKAPLIENPNYQGTWRPRKIPNPDYFEDLHPFRMSPFNAVGLELWSMTSDIYFDNFIICSDKEVADRWASDSWGLKKLVASANEPGVFSQLTTAAEERPWLWVVYILTVALPVALMVLFCWPKKSDDVGAYKKMDTPQRDVQGEEEEEEEEVEAADEGEQGTEDGDANERADAGEAEEEAERSDEEDGAAGGESQDEEEDGNKSTETASEDEMKDADEDTGDGPKQAVRKRRVRKD; encoded by the exons ATGAAGCTGCGGTTGGGGTGGACgtgtctgctgctgctgtccctgGCAACAGCCTCTTGGTCACACGAGGCGGACCAGGAGGACGCAGAGGAGGCGCAGGTGGAGGACTCTGAAGAGGCAGAGACAGAGGCTAAGGACACTGTTGATGATGCCAGCATCTCCTTCCAG GTAACATACAAGACTCCAGTCCCTACTGGAGACGTGTTCTTCACAGAAACATTTGATGACGGGTCATTCGATGG GTGGCAGCTTTCTCAAATGAAAAAAGAAGATGCAGATGATGACATTGCCAAATATGATG GGAAGTGGGAAGTGGAGTCGCTCAAAGAGAACAGTGTTGCTGGGGATATGGGATTGGTACTGAAGTCCAGAGCCAAGCACCACGCCATCGCCGCCATGCTGCAGAAGCCATTCGTCTTCAATGAGAAGCCATTAGTGGTTCA GTATGAGGTAAATTTTCAGGATGGAATTGACTGTGGTGGGGCTTACATGAAACTTCTATCTGCAAGTGATGATTTAGATTTG gaAAAGTTTCAAGACAGAACTCCGTACACAATCATGTTTGGACCAGATAAGTGTGGTGAAGATTACAAACTGCATTTTATCTTCAGACACAAGAATCCTATGAATGGAGACTATGAGGAGAAGCATGCAAAGCGGCCTGATGTGGATCTGAAGAAATTTTACACAGACAAAAAAACCCATCTTTACACACTGG TGCTGAGCCCAGATAATAGTTATGAAATCTTCGTTGACCAGTCAAGTGTGAGTAAGGGGAACCTCCTGGCAGACATGATCCCGCCTATCAATCCCCCTAAAGAGATCGATGACTCCAGTGACGTCAAGCCTGAGGACTGGGATGAGCGACAGAAGATCCCTGACCCTGAGGCGGTGAAGCCCGAAGACTG GGATGAAGATGCTCCAGCTAAGATAGAAGATCCTGATGCAATTAAACCACAAGGTTGGCTGGATGATGAACCCGAATACATTTCTGACCCCAATGCAGAGAAGCCAGAGGACTG GGATGAGGAGATGGACGGGGAGTGGGAAGCCCCTCAGATTCCCAACCCCGCCTGTGAGACAGCCCCAGGCTGTGGGCTGTGGACGATACCCATGATCAATAACCCCCAGTACAAGGGCAAGTGGAAGGCTCCTCTCATTGAAAACCCCAATTACCAG GGCACTTGGCGACCAAGGAAAATCCCCAACCCGGATTACTTTGAAGACCTGCATCCTTTCAGAATGAGCCCCTTCAATGCCGTCGGCCTGGAACTCTGGTCCATGACCTCAGACATCTACTTTGATAACTTCATTATCTGTTCGGACAAAGAGGTGGCCGATCGCTGGGCCTCCGACAGCTGGGGACTGAAGAAGCTGGTGGCCAGTGCCAATGAG CCGGGAGTGTTCAGTCAGCTGACCACAGCGGCCGAGGAGCGTCCCTGGCTGTGGGTTGTGTACATCCTGACTGTGGCCCTGCCTGTGGCCCTAATGGTACTCTTCTGCTGGCCCAAG AAATCAGATGATGTAGGAGCCTACAAGAAGATGGACACCCCTCAGCGAGACGTgcaaggggaggaggaggaggaggaggaggaggtggaagcAGCGGATGAAGGAGAGCAGGGCACAGAGGACGGAGATGCCAACGAGCGAGCGGATGCTGGGGAAGCCG AAGAAGAGGCTGAGAGGAGCGATGAGGAAGACGGCGCTGCAGGAGGAGAGAGCCAGGACGAAGAGGAGGATGGCAACAAGTCCACAGAGACGGCATCAGAGGATGAA ATGAAAGATGCCGACGAGGATACAGGAGACGGACCGAAACAAGCGGTACGTAAGAGACGAGTACGCAAGGACTGA
- the scoca gene encoding short coiled-coil protein A isoform X2, which produces MRRSGQTVDHSQGDPQCQAGATRCRQRFTISSLRKVDRGSAALHSKEDNVYFTMNSDMDGDTENQVELEEKTRLINQVLELQHTLEDLSARVDAVKEENLKLKSENQVLGQYIENLMSASSVFQTTDTKSKRKILKGARKEK; this is translated from the exons ATGCGCCGCAGCGGACAGACTGTTGATCATTCGCAGGGAGACCCGCAGTGTCAGGCTGGTGCGACCCGCTGCAGACAGAGATTTACCATTTCCTCGCTTCGGAAGG TGGACAGAGGATCCGCAGCCCTGCATTCGAAAGAGGACAACGTGTATTTCACCATGAACTCCGATATGGATG GTGACACTGAGAACCAGGTGGAGCTGGAGGAGAAGACACGGCTCATTAATCAAGTGCTAGAGCTGCAGCACACCCTAGAAG ATCTGTCTGCTCGAGTGGACGCAGTGAAAGAAGAAAACCTCAAGCTGAAGTCTGAAAACCAGGTGCTGGGACAGTATATCGAGAACCTTATGTCTGCTTCGAGCGTCTTCCAGACGACTGACACAAAAAGCAAACGAAA GATCCTGAAAGGTGCCAGGAAGGAAAAATAA